The Pseudomonas parafulva genome includes a window with the following:
- a CDS encoding TSUP family transporter → MPFELTVEPLTLLILAVVAFVAGFIDAIAGGGGLLTTPALLTAGMPPHLVLGTNKLSSTFGSATAGLTYYRRKLFHPVQWRRALFGTLAGALLGAVVAHYMPAEWLNKMLPVIVFACGLYLLFGGTPKAPLDADAPIRKKWQLPQGLTLGFYDGVAGPGTGAFWTVSTLLLYPIDLVRASGVARSMNFVSNIAALTVFVISGQVDYIVGLCMGLSVMVGAFFGARTAISGGSKFIRPVFITVVLALTVRLAWQHWFGQA, encoded by the coding sequence ATGCCTTTCGAACTTACCGTAGAACCCTTGACCCTGCTCATCCTGGCAGTGGTCGCTTTCGTCGCCGGCTTCATCGATGCCATTGCTGGCGGCGGCGGCCTGCTGACCACGCCCGCCCTGCTGACAGCCGGCATGCCGCCTCATCTGGTACTGGGCACCAACAAGCTCAGCTCCACGTTCGGCTCGGCCACGGCCGGCCTGACGTACTACAGGCGCAAGCTCTTTCACCCGGTGCAGTGGCGTCGTGCCCTGTTTGGCACCTTGGCCGGGGCCCTGCTAGGGGCGGTCGTTGCGCACTACATGCCCGCCGAATGGTTGAACAAGATGCTGCCGGTGATCGTGTTCGCCTGCGGCCTGTACCTGTTGTTCGGCGGTACGCCAAAGGCGCCACTGGACGCCGATGCCCCGATTCGCAAGAAGTGGCAGCTGCCGCAAGGCCTGACCCTGGGCTTCTATGACGGCGTGGCTGGGCCGGGTACAGGTGCGTTCTGGACGGTCAGTACCCTGCTGCTCTATCCCATCGACCTGGTTCGCGCCAGTGGCGTGGCCCGCAGCATGAACTTCGTCAGCAACATCGCAGCCCTGACGGTGTTCGTGATTTCCGGGCAGGTGGACTACATCGTCGGCCTGTGCATGGGCCTGTCAGTCATGGTCGGCGCCTTCTTCGGCGCCAGAACGGCAATCAGCGGCGGCAGCAAGTTCATCCGCCCTGTGTTCATCACCGTGGTGCTGGCCCTGACCGTGCGCCTGGCCTGGCAGCACTGGTTTGGCCAGGCGTGA
- a CDS encoding crotonase/enoyl-CoA hydratase family protein produces MTQYSAFKVELNENIAHVQINRPEKLNAMNAAFWEEIIEIFQWVDDTDAVRAVVISGAGKHFSAGIDLAMLASVAGQMGKDPSRNARTLRKTILSLQASFNAVDRCRKPVLAAVQGYCIGGAIDLLSACDMRYCSRDVQFSIKEIDMGMAADVGTLQRLPRIINDGIMRELAYTGRTVEAEEALRIGLVNRVYDDQAALLEGVFAIARDIAAKSPIAVAGTKHMLSYMRDHRIDDGLEYIATWNAAMLQSEDMRLAMAAHMNKHKPSFAD; encoded by the coding sequence GTGACCCAGTACAGCGCGTTCAAGGTCGAGCTGAACGAGAACATTGCCCACGTTCAGATCAACCGCCCGGAAAAACTCAACGCCATGAATGCCGCGTTCTGGGAGGAAATCATCGAGATCTTCCAGTGGGTGGATGACACCGACGCGGTACGGGCCGTGGTCATCAGCGGCGCTGGAAAACATTTCTCGGCCGGTATCGACCTGGCCATGCTGGCCTCGGTCGCGGGGCAGATGGGCAAGGACCCTTCGCGCAACGCCCGCACGTTGCGCAAGACCATCCTGAGCCTGCAAGCCTCGTTCAACGCCGTCGACCGCTGCCGCAAGCCCGTGCTGGCAGCGGTGCAGGGCTACTGCATCGGCGGGGCCATCGACCTGCTGTCAGCCTGCGACATGCGCTATTGCAGCCGTGACGTCCAGTTCTCCATCAAGGAAATCGACATGGGCATGGCCGCGGACGTCGGCACACTGCAGCGTTTGCCACGCATCATCAACGACGGCATCATGCGGGAACTGGCCTACACGGGACGCACCGTCGAAGCCGAAGAGGCGCTGCGCATCGGCCTGGTGAACCGGGTCTACGATGACCAGGCCGCCTTGCTCGAAGGTGTGTTCGCCATTGCCCGGGACATCGCAGCCAAATCACCGATCGCCGTGGCGGGTACCAAGCACATGCTCAGCTACATGCGTGATCACCGCATCGACGACGGCCTGGAGTACATCGCCACCTGGAATGCGGCGATGTTGCAGTCCGAAGACATGCGCCTGGCCATGGCTGCACACATGAACAAACACAAACCGTCGTTCGCCGACTGA
- a CDS encoding glutamine synthetase family protein, which yields MSLDSERTPAQTSFPNVLAEVRTFRARYPDVHHVDLISLDIPGHFYGKRYPIDMLEKVAAGSPLKLPQNAVLLGTQGGLFQIGDYCFNDGDPDALRRLVPGTLKPVTWEAQPLGQMLISSDATPAPIAFEPREVLARVLQRLAGRGIHPVVAFELEFYLFDRALKAGLPQFPRDPLSADEDDQPNLHIERLSRFADVLHDMVATANVQGVDANVITAELGPGQFEINFGHCNDGLQAADWAALFSRSTRGVARKHGHRASFMSKPYLHAPGSGMHVHVSLYDEGGNNLLAADGQRPLRHAVAGCLALLPYCMPIFAANHNAFRRYGAMVNAASRASWGYEDRDACIRIPESDARNLRIEHRLAGADANPYLVLAAILCGLVQGLDAAQEPIAPLNDDRTSGIDFPKDMLSAVTAMQHAPAVIEGLGAEFVKVYCENKRQDHLAFMHEISAREYRWFL from the coding sequence ATGAGCCTGGACTCGGAACGCACGCCTGCGCAAACGAGCTTCCCGAATGTACTCGCTGAAGTTCGCACCTTTCGTGCCCGGTATCCCGACGTGCACCATGTCGACCTGATCAGCCTCGACATCCCAGGCCATTTCTATGGCAAGCGCTACCCGATCGACATGCTTGAGAAGGTCGCCGCCGGTAGCCCGCTCAAACTGCCCCAGAACGCGGTGCTGCTCGGCACCCAGGGTGGCCTGTTCCAGATCGGCGACTACTGCTTCAACGACGGCGACCCTGACGCCCTGCGCCGGCTGGTGCCCGGCACATTGAAGCCCGTCACATGGGAAGCGCAGCCCTTGGGGCAGATGCTGATCAGCAGCGACGCAACGCCAGCGCCCATCGCGTTCGAGCCTCGTGAGGTGCTGGCGCGTGTTCTGCAACGCCTGGCAGGCCGCGGGATTCATCCGGTCGTGGCGTTCGAGCTGGAGTTCTATCTGTTCGACCGCGCGCTCAAAGCGGGCCTGCCGCAGTTTCCTCGCGACCCGCTGAGCGCCGATGAGGACGACCAGCCCAACTTGCACATTGAGCGCTTGAGCCGCTTCGCAGACGTACTGCATGACATGGTTGCCACAGCCAACGTGCAGGGCGTGGATGCCAACGTCATCACCGCCGAGCTGGGGCCAGGCCAGTTCGAGATCAATTTCGGACACTGCAATGACGGGCTGCAAGCGGCGGACTGGGCGGCGTTGTTCAGCCGTAGTACGCGCGGTGTCGCGCGCAAGCACGGCCACCGCGCCTCGTTCATGAGCAAACCCTACCTGCATGCGCCCGGCAGTGGCATGCATGTGCATGTCAGCCTGTATGACGAGGGAGGCAACAACCTGCTGGCCGCCGATGGTCAGCGTCCGCTGCGCCATGCAGTAGCCGGATGCCTGGCTCTGCTGCCCTATTGCATGCCAATCTTCGCCGCCAACCACAATGCATTTCGCCGTTACGGCGCCATGGTCAACGCCGCCAGCCGGGCCAGCTGGGGGTACGAAGACCGCGATGCCTGTATTCGCATCCCCGAATCCGATGCCCGCAACTTGCGCATCGAACATCGTCTGGCCGGCGCCGATGCCAACCCCTACCTGGTGCTGGCCGCCATCCTGTGCGGCCTGGTACAGGGCCTTGACGCCGCGCAGGAACCCATCGCACCGTTAAACGACGACCGCACCAGCGGCATCGACTTTCCTAAGGACATGCTCAGCGCAGTGACGGCCATGCAGCACGCGCCTGCGGTGATCGAAGGCTTGGGGGCCGAATTCGTTAAGGTGTACTGCGAAAACAAGCGCCAGGACCACCTGGCGTTCATGCATGAGATCAGTGCTCGCGAGTACCGCTGGTTTCTGTGA
- the nudC gene encoding NAD(+) diphosphatase: MSARWTTAVLDPQTPAGLAVAHSPEGFLVGEEGALFQRDWLKRQGLDVLCEHGIGHFDGQPVFLLELAKAARIAGCSWRGLRTFMLEGDAETYTVLGYAAQIGTWAREHRFCGSCGQPMSQIRWERAMHCSACDLRSYPRISPSMIVLITRGDEVLLARSPRFVAGVYSTLAGFAEPGESAEDCLVREVREEVALEVKNIQYVGSQCWPFPHSMMLGFHAEYAAGDIVMQPDEIEDARWFNVHDLPPLPAGRSIARYLIDLYVARRLGHAEPAFPGQ, translated from the coding sequence ATGTCAGCACGCTGGACGACCGCAGTACTCGACCCGCAAACGCCCGCCGGACTGGCCGTGGCCCACAGCCCGGAGGGTTTTCTGGTTGGGGAAGAGGGCGCGTTGTTCCAGCGCGACTGGCTCAAGCGCCAGGGGCTGGATGTGCTGTGCGAGCATGGCATCGGCCACTTCGACGGCCAGCCGGTGTTTCTACTTGAGCTCGCCAAGGCCGCCCGAATAGCCGGTTGCAGCTGGCGCGGCCTGCGCACGTTCATGCTCGAAGGGGATGCCGAGACCTACACGGTCCTGGGTTATGCCGCGCAGATCGGCACTTGGGCGCGCGAACATCGGTTCTGCGGCAGTTGCGGCCAGCCCATGTCGCAAATTCGCTGGGAGCGCGCCATGCACTGCAGCGCGTGCGACCTGCGCAGCTACCCGCGCATCTCGCCCAGCATGATCGTGTTGATTACACGGGGCGACGAGGTTCTGTTGGCGCGCTCGCCGCGTTTCGTGGCAGGTGTGTACAGCACCCTGGCAGGCTTCGCCGAACCCGGCGAGTCGGCCGAAGACTGCCTGGTGCGCGAGGTGCGCGAAGAGGTGGCGCTGGAGGTCAAGAACATCCAGTACGTGGGTAGCCAGTGCTGGCCCTTTCCGCACTCGATGATGCTGGGCTTTCATGCCGAATACGCCGCTGGCGACATCGTCATGCAGCCGGATGAAATCGAGGACGCCCGCTGGTTCAATGTGCACGACCTGCCGCCGCTGCCGGCGGGGCGGTCGATTGCCCGTTACCTGATCGACCTGTACGTAGCCCGCCGACTGGGCCATGCCGAACCTGCTTTCCCCGGACAGTGA